In Gemmatimonadaceae bacterium, the sequence CTGCTGAAGCAATACGACGGCAACGGCTGATGGCCTTTCAGACCACGCCAACTGAGCAATCAGACCTTCCAATAACAACATGAACCCAAGGGGACATTTCTACTTTGTTAAGAGGGGGGACATTTCTACTTTGGTTTGACAATCTCATTGCACAATGCAGTGAAATCCATCAAATTATACGGTTACCACTTAACCCATTTATGATGCGCGAAGCAACAGCCAGCAACACGAAACGCACGCCGCAATCGATTGACGTTGTCTTGGTCAACCCTGGTCAACGGCAAGCTGTTTACCAGCAACTCGCCGACGACCTGTCAGCGATCGAGCCGCCGTCGCTGGCCGGCCTGTTCGCCACGTATCTCCGCAACAAGGGTGTCAGCGTGGCGATTGTAGATGCGCCCGCCACCGACCTCAGCCCGAAGGGTACCGCCGAATTCATCTCGGAGAATTTCCGCCCGGTACTGACCGTAATGGTCGTGTATGGGTTCCAGCCATCCGCTTCCACGCAGAACATGGTCGCCGCAGGCGAAACCTGCCGCGCGTTGAAGGAAATCAACCCGGAATGCCGGATTATGATGACGGGGACGCATCCCGCCGCGCTTCCCGAGCGCACGCTCCGCGAGGAAACGGTCGATTTCGTGTGTGATCGCGAGGGGCCGGAAACGATCCTGATGACGACAAATGCGTTGAAGAGCGGAGCCACGTCGTTCGAGGGAATCCCGAGTCTCTGGTACTACGTGGGCGACGCGGTGACGTCGAACCCTCCCGGGGCCCTGATGACTAATCTCGACACCGAGATGCCGGGAGTCGCATGGGACCTCCTGCCGATGGAGAAGTACCGGGCTCACAACTGGCATTGTTTCGAGCACATCGACGACCGGCAGCCGTACGTATCGATGCACACCTCGCTCGGTTGCCCATACAAGTGCTCGTTCTGCTGCATCAACGCGCCATTCGGAAAATCCGCATATCGGATGTGGTCTCCGGAAACGGTAATCGCGGAAATCGACATTCTAGTCAAGCAGTACGGTGTGAAGAACATCAAGTTCGTGGACGAGATGTTCGTCCTCAATCCCAGCCACGTACTCGGCATATGTGACGCAATCATCGAGCGCGGCTACGACCTGAACATCTGGGCGTATGCGCGAGTGGATACCGTCAAAGACGAATTCCTCCACAAGCTGAAGGGCGCCGGCTTCAGGTGGCTCGCGCTCGGAATCGAATCTGCCAGCAAGCATGTCCGCGATGGTGTCGAGAAGGGCCGTTTCGGCACGACAGACATTTTGAAGACGGTCAAGAAGATCCAGGACGCCGGAATAAACGTTATCGGGAACTTCATATTCGGCTTACCCGACGACACTCACGAATCCATGCGGGAGACGCTCGATCTGGCGGTGGAGGCAAACTGCGAGTTCGCCAATTTCTATTGCGCTATGGCGTACCCCGGATCGAAGCTCTACACAATGGCTCTTGAGACCGGCCTCGATCTTCCGGAGACCTGGATCGGCTATTCCCAGCACAGTTACGAATGTCTGCCACTCGGGACCGACACACTGACCAGCGCCGAAGTACTCAAATTCAGAGATGAGGCGTTTCTCACTTATTTCTCGAATCTCCGCTATCTGAACATGGTGCGGGAGAAATTCGGGGAGAAGGTTGCCGCCCACGTTCAGCAGATGACGAAGGTGAAGCTGAAGCGAAAGCTCCTTCACGAGCCGGCGCTCGTTGGCAGCGGCGGCTGATGAACGCGTTCGGTAGATTGCGGGGCGGTCGAAGGTGAAGGGGCGCAAGGTTTGTCTGGGGTTCATCGGTGGAAGCGGTATTTACGACCTGGACTGGCTCGCCGAGAAGCGATGGGAAGCAATTGAGACTCCATTCGGCGATCCGTCGGACCGCGTCCTGAGAGGCGAGCTCGACGGAACTCCGCTCGTCTTTCTTCCGCGCCATGGGGTCGGCCACCGAATCCCTCCGGCGGAAGTGAACTATCGGGCGAACATCGACGCCCTCAAGCGCTGCGGCGTCACCGATGTTATCGCGCTCTCCGCGGTTGGCTCGCTTAGGGAGGATCTCGAGCCCGGGATGTTCGTCATCGTCGATCAGTTCCTCGATCGGACCATCAGCCGGCCGCACAGCTTTTTCGGCACGGGGTTGGTCGCTCATGTCTCCATGGCAACCCCGGTTTGCCCACGACTTGGAGATGCACTTTACGCCGCGGCGACAGACGCTGGCGCGACGTGCGTGCGTGGCGGAACCTACGTGACCATCGAGGGCCGCAGTTTTCGACACGAGCTGAGTCGGAGGTGCACCGCCGGGATTCCGGGGCCGTGATTGGAATGACGAACATGCCCGAGGCCAAGCTCGCTCGAGAAGCTGAGCTGTGTTATGCGACGGTGGCGATGGTGACCGACTGGGACTGCTGGAAGACCGACGAGCAGCACGTTACGGTGGACCAGATCATCAAGACGATGACGAGAAACGTGGGAATCGCCCGCGAGATGATTCGGCTGGCAGTGCCGCGGCTGCGCGAGGGGCCGTCCACGTGTCCTGCCGGTTGCGACAGAGCGCTCCAAGGCGCGATCATGACGGCAGCCGGTGTTCGCGATCCGTCAATGGTTGCGCGGCTCGCGGTTGTCGCGGGAGAGTCCTCTGACTGATTTGAAGTCGCTGGTACGCAGTATCCCCGGCTATCCGATTCCCTCCGTCAATTTCCGAGACATAACGACCCTGCTAGCCGACCCTTGCGGGTTCAGGGAAACGATTGATCGGATCGCCGAACGGTACACCGAGGCACGAATCGCCAAGGTCGCCGGCATCGAAGCCCGCGGATTCATTCTCGGCGGCGCCGTCGCGTACTTGCTCGGGGCGGGGTTCGTCCCGATTCGGAAAAAGGGCAAACTTCCGTGGACCACGATCGGCCATGATTACATGCTCGAGTACGGCACCGATCGTGTCGAGATGCACACTGACGCGATCGCCGCGGGGGAGCGTGTCCTGCTCCTTGACGACCTGGTCGCCACCGGTGGCACGGCGAGCGCCGCAGCGCAGCTGATTGACCAGACGGGTGGTGACCTAGTCGAGCTTTGCTTCATCATCGATCTCCCGGATCTGGGCGGCAGAAAAAAACTCGAGGCGGAAGGACGCAAGGTTTTCCATCTGATGGAATTCGAGGGGGATTGAGGCCCGTGAGCCGGCTCAAGTGAATGTCAACGGAGTTCGCGAACGGACCCTAACCGAAACCCCGGATGGCCGCGCGGTTTCGATCGTGGACCAGACGTTGCTGCCGGATAGGTTCGAGCATCTGCGGCTGGAGGACATCGCTGCCACAGCTTCGGCGATCAGCCGAATGAGCGTGCGGGGCGCGCCACTGATAGGCATCGCCGCCGCCTATGGCTTGGCGCTCGGATTGCGCGACGATGCTTCGGACGCCGGACTCGACCGCGCTATAAAACTTCTGATTTCGACCCGGCCGACCGCCGTGAACTTGCGCTGGGCCCTCGAAAGTGTCAGGGCCGAGGTCGCTCCACTCCCCGAATCCCAGCGCTTCA encodes:
- a CDS encoding adenine phosphoribosyltransferase → MKSLVRSIPGYPIPSVNFRDITTLLADPCGFRETIDRIAERYTEARIAKVAGIEARGFILGGAVAYLLGAGFVPIRKKGKLPWTTIGHDYMLEYGTDRVEMHTDAIAAGERVLLLDDLVATGGTASAAAQLIDQTGGDLVELCFIIDLPDLGGRKKLEAEGRKVFHLMEFEGD
- a CDS encoding radical SAM protein, encoding MMREATASNTKRTPQSIDVVLVNPGQRQAVYQQLADDLSAIEPPSLAGLFATYLRNKGVSVAIVDAPATDLSPKGTAEFISENFRPVLTVMVVYGFQPSASTQNMVAAGETCRALKEINPECRIMMTGTHPAALPERTLREETVDFVCDREGPETILMTTNALKSGATSFEGIPSLWYYVGDAVTSNPPGALMTNLDTEMPGVAWDLLPMEKYRAHNWHCFEHIDDRQPYVSMHTSLGCPYKCSFCCINAPFGKSAYRMWSPETVIAEIDILVKQYGVKNIKFVDEMFVLNPSHVLGICDAIIERGYDLNIWAYARVDTVKDEFLHKLKGAGFRWLALGIESASKHVRDGVEKGRFGTTDILKTVKKIQDAGINVIGNFIFGLPDDTHESMRETLDLAVEANCEFANFYCAMAYPGSKLYTMALETGLDLPETWIGYSQHSYECLPLGTDTLTSAEVLKFRDEAFLTYFSNLRYLNMVREKFGEKVAAHVQQMTKVKLKRKLLHEPALVGSGG